In Archocentrus centrarchus isolate MPI-CPG fArcCen1 chromosome 22, fArcCen1, whole genome shotgun sequence, one DNA window encodes the following:
- the grhl3 gene encoding grainyhead-like protein 3 homolog isoform X2 produces MTKETETLGLVFQSENFSYNNYPNYIMDSWSYLDNSVPEPNPSKPRFPSDDLTALTMLYEQCKNQKANAACSRPGNVCKATERSLTNTNEISPLDTSSIAMKILSESIPTQPHDILGSKQNPPISVPTTSDTYTTLTSVVADTYDKQELSNFFDLLQKWPETTAFPDPSTETLPYSDPFPENHSSPVYSGSYASSPSERSRSDFQFSLGSPAASTYKPSELPMVYLNKGQFYPITLHGVDSSACLTATKVRTVVMAVFENDKSPEMQLRFWNHWHARQPTVKQRVIDIADYKEVFSGISNIEEVAFNALSFVWNPSEEAKVYIGINSLSTDFSSQKGVKGLPLNLQIDTYDLSSGNSQLLHRAALQVKIFCDKGAERKMRDEERKRSKRRGKNTNDANNKSSASCSISNECTFFQTLDDHVTHPVLFIPETHLSSVQRMATPMDESERSSLKRLYPDRDQTSSPSSKKARREDPQRVLLYVRTSTEEVFDALMLSSPTLSGLREAISEKYGLHFSYPQTAVTFFYCQKYPPLCSC; encoded by the exons ATGACCAAAGAGACCGA GACTCTGGGACTGGTCTTTCAGAGCGAGAACTTCAGCTATAACAATTACCCAAACTACATCATGGACTCCTGGTCCTATCTGGATAACTCTGTACCTGAGCCGAACCCCTCAAAACCCAGATTCCCTTCTGATGACCTAACAGCCCTCACAATGCTTTATGAACAGTGCAAG AACCAAAAAGCAAATGCTGCCTGCAGTCGCCCTGGCAATGTGTGCAAAGCAACAGAGAG GAGCCTGACCAACACCAATGAGATTTCTCCACTGGATACATCCTCTATTGCCATGAAGATTCTCTCTGAGAGCATTCCCACCCAGCCCCACGACATTTTGGGATCTAAGCAGAACCCGCCCATCTCTGTTCCCACTACCTCAGACACATATACCACGCTGACCAGTGTTGTGGCAGACACTTAtgacaaacaggagctcagcaACTTTTTTGATTTGCTGCAAAAGTGGCCAGAGACCACTGCTTTCCCTGACCCCAGCACCGAG ACTCTTCCCTACAGCGATCCCTTCCCTGAAAACCATTCCAGCCCAGTCTACTCTGGCTCCTACGCCAGTTCCCCATCTGAGAGATCCAGGAGTGACTTCCAGTTTTCACTCGGTTCTCCCGCAGCTTCTACTTACAAGCCCAGCGAGCTACCCATGGTGTATCTGAACAAGGGACAATTTTACCCCATCACACTCCATGGCGTGGACAGCAGTGCCTGCCTCACTGCCACCAAAGTCAGG ACAGTGGTGATGGCTGTGTTTGAGAATGACAAGAGCCCAGAAATGCAGCTACGCTTCTGGAATCACTGGCATGCACGCCAACCAACCGTCAAGCAGAGGGTCATTGACATCG cGGACTACAAGGAAGTGTTCAGTGGCATTAGCAACATAGAAGAAGTGGCCTTCAATGCTCTGTCTTTTGTGTGGAACCCCAGCGAAGAGGCCAAG GTGTACATTGGGATCAACTCTCTGAGCACAGACTTCTCCTCTCAGAAAGGAGTGAAAGGCCTGCCTCTAAACCTCCAGATTGACACTTATGACTTAAGCTCAGGAAACAGCCAACTGTTGCACAGAGCTGCTCTCCAGGTCAAGATTTTCTGTGATAAG GGTgcagagaggaagatgagagatgAGGAGAGGAAGCGATCTAAGAGGCGGGGAAAGAACACTAACGATGCTAACA ATAAATCTTCAGCAAGTTGCTCCATAAGCAATGAGTGCACCTTCTTCCAGACCCTGGACGACCACGTCACCCATCCAGTCCTATTCATCCCAGAGACACACCTGTCCAGTGTCCAGCGCATG gCCACTCCCATGGACGAATCAGAAAG GAGTTCTCTGAAGAGGTTGTATCCAGACAGAGACCAGACAAGCTCTCCCTCCAGCAAAAAAGCTCGCAGAGAAGACCCACAAAGAG TTCTTCTATATGTGAGGACAAGCACTGAAGAGGTGTTCGACGCCCTCATGCTCAGCTCACCGACACTGTCAGGCTTACGAGAAGCT ATTTCAGAAAAGTACGGTC
- the grhl3 gene encoding grainyhead-like protein 3 homolog isoform X1, translating into MTKETETLGLVFQSENFSYNNYPNYIMDSWSYLDNSVPEPNPSKPRFPSDDLTALTMLYEQCKNQKANAACSRPGNVCKATERSLTNTNEISPLDTSSIAMKILSESIPTQPHDILGSKQNPPISVPTTSDTYTTLTSVVADTYDKQELSNFFDLLQKWPETTAFPDPSTETLPYSDPFPENHSSPVYSGSYASSPSERSRSDFQFSLGSPAASTYKPSELPMVYLNKGQFYPITLHGVDSSACLTATKVRTVVMAVFENDKSPEMQLRFWNHWHARQPTVKQRVIDIADYKEVFSGISNIEEVAFNALSFVWNPSEEAKVYIGINSLSTDFSSQKGVKGLPLNLQIDTYDLSSGNSQLLHRAALQVKIFCDKGAERKMRDEERKRSKRRGKNTNDANNKSSASCSISNECTFFQTLDDHVTHPVLFIPETHLSSVQRMATPMDESERSSLKRLYPDRDQTSSPSSKKARREDPQRVLLYVRTSTEEVFDALMLSSPTLSGLREAISEKYGLQKNTIGKIYKKCKRGIFVNMDDNIIEHYTNQSAFLIEVSELATGQFQVTLVEV; encoded by the exons ATGACCAAAGAGACCGA GACTCTGGGACTGGTCTTTCAGAGCGAGAACTTCAGCTATAACAATTACCCAAACTACATCATGGACTCCTGGTCCTATCTGGATAACTCTGTACCTGAGCCGAACCCCTCAAAACCCAGATTCCCTTCTGATGACCTAACAGCCCTCACAATGCTTTATGAACAGTGCAAG AACCAAAAAGCAAATGCTGCCTGCAGTCGCCCTGGCAATGTGTGCAAAGCAACAGAGAG GAGCCTGACCAACACCAATGAGATTTCTCCACTGGATACATCCTCTATTGCCATGAAGATTCTCTCTGAGAGCATTCCCACCCAGCCCCACGACATTTTGGGATCTAAGCAGAACCCGCCCATCTCTGTTCCCACTACCTCAGACACATATACCACGCTGACCAGTGTTGTGGCAGACACTTAtgacaaacaggagctcagcaACTTTTTTGATTTGCTGCAAAAGTGGCCAGAGACCACTGCTTTCCCTGACCCCAGCACCGAG ACTCTTCCCTACAGCGATCCCTTCCCTGAAAACCATTCCAGCCCAGTCTACTCTGGCTCCTACGCCAGTTCCCCATCTGAGAGATCCAGGAGTGACTTCCAGTTTTCACTCGGTTCTCCCGCAGCTTCTACTTACAAGCCCAGCGAGCTACCCATGGTGTATCTGAACAAGGGACAATTTTACCCCATCACACTCCATGGCGTGGACAGCAGTGCCTGCCTCACTGCCACCAAAGTCAGG ACAGTGGTGATGGCTGTGTTTGAGAATGACAAGAGCCCAGAAATGCAGCTACGCTTCTGGAATCACTGGCATGCACGCCAACCAACCGTCAAGCAGAGGGTCATTGACATCG cGGACTACAAGGAAGTGTTCAGTGGCATTAGCAACATAGAAGAAGTGGCCTTCAATGCTCTGTCTTTTGTGTGGAACCCCAGCGAAGAGGCCAAG GTGTACATTGGGATCAACTCTCTGAGCACAGACTTCTCCTCTCAGAAAGGAGTGAAAGGCCTGCCTCTAAACCTCCAGATTGACACTTATGACTTAAGCTCAGGAAACAGCCAACTGTTGCACAGAGCTGCTCTCCAGGTCAAGATTTTCTGTGATAAG GGTgcagagaggaagatgagagatgAGGAGAGGAAGCGATCTAAGAGGCGGGGAAAGAACACTAACGATGCTAACA ATAAATCTTCAGCAAGTTGCTCCATAAGCAATGAGTGCACCTTCTTCCAGACCCTGGACGACCACGTCACCCATCCAGTCCTATTCATCCCAGAGACACACCTGTCCAGTGTCCAGCGCATG gCCACTCCCATGGACGAATCAGAAAG GAGTTCTCTGAAGAGGTTGTATCCAGACAGAGACCAGACAAGCTCTCCCTCCAGCAAAAAAGCTCGCAGAGAAGACCCACAAAGAG TTCTTCTATATGTGAGGACAAGCACTGAAGAGGTGTTCGACGCCCTCATGCTCAGCTCACCGACACTGTCAGGCTTACGAGAAGCT ATTTCAGAAAAGTACGGTCTGCAAAAAAACACCATTGGgaaaatctacaaaaaatgcaAGAGAGG
- the grhl3 gene encoding grainyhead-like protein 3 homolog isoform X3 — protein sequence MTKETETLGLVFQSENFSYNNYPNYIMDSWSYLDNSVPEPNPSKPRFPSDDLTALTMLYEQCKNQKANAACSRPGNVCKATERSLTNTNEISPLDTSSIAMKILSESIPTQPHDILGSKQNPPISVPTTSDTYTTLTSVVADTYDKQELSNFFDLLQKWPETTAFPDPSTETLPYSDPFPENHSSPVYSGSYASSPSERSRSDFQFSLGSPAASTYKPSELPMVYLNKGQFYPITLHGVDSSACLTATKVRTVVMAVFENDKSPEMQLRFWNHWHARQPTVKQRVIDIADYKEVFSGISNIEEVAFNALSFVWNPSEEAKVYIGINSLSTDFSSQKGVKGLPLNLQIDTYDLSSGNSQLLHRAALQVKIFCDKGAERKMRDEERKRSKRRGKNTNDANNKSSASCSISNECTFFQTLDDHVTHPVLFIPETHLSSVQRMATPMDESERSSLKRLYPFRT from the exons ATGACCAAAGAGACCGA GACTCTGGGACTGGTCTTTCAGAGCGAGAACTTCAGCTATAACAATTACCCAAACTACATCATGGACTCCTGGTCCTATCTGGATAACTCTGTACCTGAGCCGAACCCCTCAAAACCCAGATTCCCTTCTGATGACCTAACAGCCCTCACAATGCTTTATGAACAGTGCAAG AACCAAAAAGCAAATGCTGCCTGCAGTCGCCCTGGCAATGTGTGCAAAGCAACAGAGAG GAGCCTGACCAACACCAATGAGATTTCTCCACTGGATACATCCTCTATTGCCATGAAGATTCTCTCTGAGAGCATTCCCACCCAGCCCCACGACATTTTGGGATCTAAGCAGAACCCGCCCATCTCTGTTCCCACTACCTCAGACACATATACCACGCTGACCAGTGTTGTGGCAGACACTTAtgacaaacaggagctcagcaACTTTTTTGATTTGCTGCAAAAGTGGCCAGAGACCACTGCTTTCCCTGACCCCAGCACCGAG ACTCTTCCCTACAGCGATCCCTTCCCTGAAAACCATTCCAGCCCAGTCTACTCTGGCTCCTACGCCAGTTCCCCATCTGAGAGATCCAGGAGTGACTTCCAGTTTTCACTCGGTTCTCCCGCAGCTTCTACTTACAAGCCCAGCGAGCTACCCATGGTGTATCTGAACAAGGGACAATTTTACCCCATCACACTCCATGGCGTGGACAGCAGTGCCTGCCTCACTGCCACCAAAGTCAGG ACAGTGGTGATGGCTGTGTTTGAGAATGACAAGAGCCCAGAAATGCAGCTACGCTTCTGGAATCACTGGCATGCACGCCAACCAACCGTCAAGCAGAGGGTCATTGACATCG cGGACTACAAGGAAGTGTTCAGTGGCATTAGCAACATAGAAGAAGTGGCCTTCAATGCTCTGTCTTTTGTGTGGAACCCCAGCGAAGAGGCCAAG GTGTACATTGGGATCAACTCTCTGAGCACAGACTTCTCCTCTCAGAAAGGAGTGAAAGGCCTGCCTCTAAACCTCCAGATTGACACTTATGACTTAAGCTCAGGAAACAGCCAACTGTTGCACAGAGCTGCTCTCCAGGTCAAGATTTTCTGTGATAAG GGTgcagagaggaagatgagagatgAGGAGAGGAAGCGATCTAAGAGGCGGGGAAAGAACACTAACGATGCTAACA ATAAATCTTCAGCAAGTTGCTCCATAAGCAATGAGTGCACCTTCTTCCAGACCCTGGACGACCACGTCACCCATCCAGTCCTATTCATCCCAGAGACACACCTGTCCAGTGTCCAGCGCATG gCCACTCCCATGGACGAATCAGAAAG GAGTTCTCTGAAGAGGTTGTATC